The following proteins are co-located in the Streptomyces bottropensis ATCC 25435 genome:
- a CDS encoding DUF5709 domain-containing protein, translating to MTDENMADDAYQPTGGNEEQEDASPLDLQDALDERTYDDILDEGYSPQEKPLGVDRSGTTAAEQHEGESLDDRLRQEVPDVEVPPGDGIGDLPGGEGEPVDPEAGADRAGRLVAPDEGVRTDTTKELVAEDEGIDGGAAGAEEAAMHVVPDDRLP from the coding sequence ATGACTGACGAGAACATGGCGGACGACGCCTACCAGCCCACGGGCGGCAACGAGGAGCAGGAGGACGCCTCCCCGCTGGACCTCCAGGACGCGCTCGACGAGCGCACCTACGACGACATCCTGGACGAGGGCTACTCGCCGCAGGAGAAGCCCCTGGGCGTCGACCGGAGCGGCACCACGGCGGCCGAGCAGCACGAGGGAGAGTCCCTGGACGACCGGCTGCGGCAGGAGGTCCCCGACGTGGAGGTGCCGCCCGGCGACGGGATCGGCGACCTGCCGGGCGGCGAGGGCGAACCCGTGGACCCGGAGGCCGGTGCGGACCGGGCCGGCCGCCTGGTCGCACCGGACGAGGGCGTGCGGACGGACACCACCAAGGAACTCGTCGCCGAGGACGAGGGCATCGACGGTGGCGCGGCCGGCGCGGAGGAGGCGGCGATGCACGTCGTCCCGGACGACCGGCTGCCCTGA
- a CDS encoding dihydrofolate reductase family protein: protein MTVTVDMAISLDGYVAGTDVTLDNPGGDGAEPLFEWIHELASWRERQGMPGGVENRDSELMRAWFDATGAVVMGRTMYDTGEKFWGDNPPFRAPVFVLTHRPRPTLVKEGGTTFTFVTDGVHSALDRARAAAGERNVDIAGGASTVRQYLREGLVDELHLHVVPVLLGAGLRLFDDLGAVRRDLEPVGVVATPLATHLKYRFTR, encoded by the coding sequence ATGACCGTGACCGTGGACATGGCCATCTCCCTCGACGGATACGTCGCCGGCACCGACGTCACCCTCGACAACCCCGGGGGCGACGGCGCCGAGCCGCTGTTCGAGTGGATCCACGAGCTGGCGAGCTGGCGGGAACGCCAGGGCATGCCCGGCGGCGTGGAGAACCGCGACTCCGAGCTGATGCGTGCATGGTTCGACGCCACCGGGGCCGTGGTCATGGGCCGCACGATGTACGACACGGGTGAGAAGTTCTGGGGCGACAACCCGCCGTTCCGCGCCCCGGTCTTCGTGCTCACCCACCGGCCCCGCCCCACCCTGGTGAAGGAGGGCGGCACCACCTTCACCTTCGTCACCGACGGCGTCCACAGCGCTCTCGACCGCGCCAGGGCCGCGGCCGGGGAGCGCAACGTCGACATCGCGGGCGGGGCGAGCACGGTCCGGCAGTACCTCCGGGAGGGACTCGTCGACGAACTGCACCTGCACGTGGTGCCCGTACTCCTCGGCGCGGGACTACGCCTGTTCGACGACCTCGGCGCGGTGCGGCGCGACCTCGAACCGGTCGGGGTGGTCGCCACGCCCCTCGCCACGCACCTGAAATACCGCTTCACGAGGTGA
- a CDS encoding RNA polymerase sigma factor: protein MRSVRKTPGEPDEERLVRLVARGDRAAFEELYRRTAPWLAVRLRRRCADEQIVAEVMQETYLAVWRAAGAFAGAAVGGSAVGWLWTIAARRLVDAFRRRAHHAEPPPAAAGQPMAPAAEEEALAATVGGDVGDALRRLAPELRQVLQAMVLDGLSVRETSVLLGVPEGTVKTRARRARTEMRRALA from the coding sequence GTGAGATCAGTCAGGAAGACACCGGGTGAGCCGGACGAGGAGCGCCTCGTCCGGCTGGTGGCCAGAGGCGACCGCGCGGCGTTCGAGGAGCTGTACCGGCGCACCGCGCCATGGCTCGCGGTGCGTCTGCGGCGCCGCTGCGCGGACGAGCAGATCGTCGCCGAGGTCATGCAGGAGACGTACCTGGCGGTGTGGCGCGCGGCCGGCGCGTTCGCCGGGGCCGCGGTCGGCGGGAGCGCCGTCGGCTGGCTGTGGACCATCGCCGCACGCCGTCTCGTCGACGCGTTCCGCCGCCGGGCCCATCACGCCGAGCCGCCGCCCGCGGCCGCCGGGCAGCCGATGGCGCCCGCCGCCGAGGAGGAGGCGCTCGCGGCGACCGTCGGCGGCGACGTCGGGGACGCGCTGCGGCGCCTCGCGCCCGAACTCAGACAAGTACTGCAGGCCATGGTGCTCGACGGGCTGTCCGTCCGGGAGACCTCGGTCCTGCTCGGCGTGCCCGAGGGCACGGTCAAGACCCGCGCCCGCCGGGCCCGGACCGAGATGCGGAGGGCCCTGGCATGA
- a CDS encoding ABC transporter ATP-binding protein, which yields MTDRKEQHMMSAVSAADLAPTAYAWEIRATGLKVRAGRKRMAVDGLDLSLGTGVHGLLGPNGAGKTTLIRALATVLRPAGGTLELFGESVGGLGEHRALRRRIGYLPQEFGYYKRFTVREFVEYMAWLKEVPKADIPAAVQRAIERVGLADRADERMKALSGGMVRRVGIAQAIVNEPAVLLLDEPTAGLDPAQRLRFRRLLQELGTDTCVVVSTHLVEDVAAACTDVVLFAEGRLVFQGTPDELAAAGGPEHVGDSPLERGYAALLLDPRQERGTW from the coding sequence ATGACCGACCGGAAGGAACAGCACATGATGTCCGCGGTGAGCGCGGCCGATCTCGCACCGACCGCCTACGCCTGGGAGATCCGGGCCACGGGGCTGAAGGTGCGGGCCGGCCGGAAGCGGATGGCCGTCGACGGGCTCGACCTGTCGCTCGGCACCGGCGTGCACGGCCTGCTCGGACCCAACGGGGCCGGCAAGACCACCCTCATCCGGGCGCTGGCGACCGTGCTGCGCCCCGCCGGGGGCACCCTGGAACTGTTCGGCGAGTCCGTCGGCGGCCTCGGCGAACACCGGGCCCTGCGCCGCCGGATCGGCTATCTGCCGCAGGAGTTCGGCTACTACAAACGCTTCACGGTACGCGAGTTCGTCGAGTACATGGCCTGGCTGAAGGAGGTCCCCAAGGCGGACATCCCCGCGGCGGTGCAGCGGGCGATCGAACGGGTCGGCCTCGCGGACCGCGCCGACGAGCGGATGAAGGCCCTGTCGGGCGGCATGGTGCGGCGTGTCGGAATCGCCCAGGCCATCGTCAACGAGCCGGCGGTCCTGCTCCTCGACGAGCCGACGGCCGGCCTGGACCCGGCCCAACGGCTGCGCTTCCGCCGGCTGTTGCAGGAACTGGGCACGGACACCTGTGTGGTCGTCTCGACCCATCTGGTGGAGGACGTCGCCGCCGCCTGCACCGACGTGGTGCTCTTCGCCGAGGGCCGGCTGGTCTTCCAGGGCACCCCCGACGAACTGGCGGCGGCCGGCGGACCCGAGCACGTCGGGGACAGCCCCCTGGAGCGCGGCTACGCGGCGCTGCTGCTCGACCCCCGGCAGGAAAGGGGCACCTGGTGA
- a CDS encoding dolichyl-phosphate-mannose--protein mannosyltransferase, which produces MLHGTRSTTAPLGRNDRLRRFGYAGRPRSDTRDRLVPPFPEPAGGPWERVGLGPAQAHRVAKAMEWLGPLFVALLAGATRFWRLDRPHELAFDETYYAKDAWSLLRLGHEGTWPDRKVADPQILADPQVITLSDTGSFVAHPPTGKWVIAVGEWMFGLDPFGWRFMTAVLGTLSVLMLCRIGRRLFRSTFLGCLAGALMAVDGLHFVMSRTALLDLVVMFFVLAAFGCLLIDRDRARARLAAALPLDEGGHAGPDADTGDRAGTGRRPWRLAAGLCLGLAASTKWNGLYFLAFFMVLTLLWDVGARRIAGARHPYRAVLRRDLGRSVLSLAPVAVVTYVATWTGWFLSDGGYGRHWADGRGGVWSWIPAPLRSLWHYESAVYRFNVDLDAFHKYESNPWSWLVLGRPVLFSYQSPEPGEAGCHALTGCSQAVVALGTPMLWWSAVCALVYLLFRWALRRDWRAGAVLCAVGAGYLPWFLYQDRTTFSFYAVVFVPYLCLAVAMTLGAMLGPPGAGADRRHRGAVAAGTLVLLIVWNFIYFFPIYTGSTIPYPDWQTRMWLPTWI; this is translated from the coding sequence ATGCTGCACGGCACCCGTTCGACGACGGCGCCCCTCGGCCGGAACGACCGTCTGCGCCGGTTCGGGTACGCCGGACGCCCCCGGAGCGACACCCGTGACCGCCTGGTCCCGCCCTTCCCGGAACCGGCCGGCGGGCCCTGGGAGCGAGTGGGGCTCGGCCCGGCCCAGGCGCACCGCGTCGCGAAGGCGATGGAGTGGCTGGGGCCGCTGTTCGTCGCCCTGCTGGCCGGAGCGACGCGCTTCTGGCGCCTCGACCGGCCGCACGAACTCGCCTTCGACGAGACCTACTACGCCAAGGACGCCTGGTCCCTGCTGCGGCTGGGCCATGAGGGCACGTGGCCGGACCGCAAGGTCGCCGACCCGCAGATCCTGGCCGACCCCCAGGTGATCACGCTCTCGGACACGGGGAGCTTCGTCGCGCATCCGCCGACGGGCAAGTGGGTCATCGCGGTCGGCGAGTGGATGTTCGGTCTCGACCCGTTCGGCTGGCGTTTCATGACGGCCGTCCTCGGCACGCTGTCGGTCCTGATGCTGTGCCGGATCGGACGCCGCCTGTTCCGCTCGACGTTCCTGGGCTGTCTGGCCGGCGCGCTGATGGCAGTGGACGGTCTGCACTTCGTGATGAGCCGTACCGCCCTGCTGGACCTGGTCGTCATGTTCTTCGTCCTGGCGGCCTTCGGATGCCTGCTGATCGACCGGGACCGCGCCCGCGCCCGGCTCGCCGCGGCGCTGCCGCTCGACGAGGGCGGGCACGCCGGCCCGGACGCGGACACCGGCGACCGCGCCGGGACGGGACGGCGTCCGTGGCGGCTCGCGGCCGGTCTGTGCCTGGGGCTGGCCGCCTCCACCAAGTGGAACGGCCTGTACTTCCTGGCCTTCTTCATGGTCCTGACCCTGCTCTGGGACGTCGGCGCCCGCCGGATCGCGGGGGCCCGCCACCCCTACCGGGCGGTGCTGCGCAGGGATCTCGGCCGGTCGGTGCTGTCCCTCGCCCCGGTCGCCGTGGTCACCTATGTGGCGACGTGGACCGGCTGGTTCCTGTCCGACGGCGGGTACGGGCGGCACTGGGCGGACGGCCGCGGCGGCGTCTGGTCGTGGATACCGGCGCCGCTGCGCAGCCTGTGGCACTACGAGTCGGCTGTGTACCGGTTCAACGTGGATCTGGACGCGTTCCACAAGTACGAGTCCAATCCGTGGAGTTGGCTGGTCCTCGGCCGGCCCGTGCTGTTCTCCTACCAGTCCCCCGAACCCGGGGAGGCGGGCTGCCACGCGCTCACCGGCTGCTCCCAGGCCGTCGTCGCCCTGGGCACGCCGATGCTGTGGTGGTCGGCGGTCTGCGCGCTGGTGTACCTGCTCTTCCGGTGGGCCCTGCGCCGCGACTGGCGCGCGGGCGCCGTCCTGTGTGCCGTGGGCGCGGGCTATCTGCCGTGGTTCCTGTACCAGGACCGCACGACCTTCTCGTTCTACGCGGTGGTGTTCGTGCCCTATCTGTGTCTGGCGGTGGCGATGACGCTGGGCGCAATGCTGGGCCCGCCGGGCGCCGGCGCCGACCGCCGCCACCGGGGCGCGGTGGCGGCGGGCACGCTGGTCCTGCTGATCGTCTGGAACTTCATCTACTTCTTCCCGATCTACACGGGAAGCACGATCCCTTATCCCGACTGGCAGACCCGTATGTGGCTCCCCACGTGGATCTGA
- a CDS encoding hemerythrin domain-containing protein, with protein MGHGGDVIAELTTDHGEVEEMFGEIEALPSGDPRRKEYADKVTIELVRHSVAEEAYLYPAVREHVPDGDTIADRELEEHAEAERTMKALEGCEADDADFDLLITQLMTEIRSHIQDEENNLFPRLRASCSEEALNSLGDKVRKAKKTAPTRPHPSAPDTPPANKLLAPGTGLVDRLRDALTGRGKDD; from the coding sequence ATGGGACACGGTGGAGACGTCATCGCCGAACTGACCACGGACCACGGGGAAGTGGAGGAGATGTTCGGCGAGATCGAGGCACTGCCGTCCGGGGACCCCCGGCGCAAGGAGTACGCGGACAAGGTCACCATCGAACTGGTGCGTCACTCGGTCGCCGAGGAGGCCTACCTCTACCCAGCCGTCCGGGAACACGTCCCGGACGGCGACACGATCGCCGACCGGGAACTGGAGGAGCACGCCGAGGCCGAGCGCACCATGAAGGCCCTGGAGGGGTGCGAGGCCGACGACGCGGACTTCGACCTGCTGATCACCCAGCTGATGACCGAGATCAGGTCGCACATCCAGGACGAGGAGAACAACCTCTTCCCCCGGCTGCGCGCGTCCTGCTCCGAGGAGGCGCTGAACAGCCTCGGCGACAAGGTCCGCAAGGCCAAGAAGACGGCGCCGACCCGCCCCCACCCGTCGGCCCCCGACACCCCGCCGGCCAACAAGCTGCTCGCCCCCGGCACGGGCCTGGTGGACCGCCTGCGCGATGCGCTCACCGGCCGCGGCAAGGACGACTGA
- a CDS encoding SDR family oxidoreductase — protein MSDDERQNPVERHPRPDFPQQDQGHPGWTGAMDPPPDHGEDSYRGSGLLKDRKAVLTGGDSGIGRAVALAYAREGADVLFTHLPEEAEDARETSRLVEDAGRKAIAVPCDIRDEEQCRALVERAVAEFGRIDVLINNAAYQMSQPDGIGAISTAQFDRVVRTNLYGMFWLCRAALPHIPAGGSIINTTSVQAYKPSPHLLDYAMTKGAIVTFTQGLAQMVAADGVRVNAVAPGPVWTPLIPATLPDTQEFGKQAPLGRPAQPAEMAPAYVFLASERASFITAEILNATGGTPLP, from the coding sequence ATGAGCGACGACGAGCGGCAGAACCCGGTCGAGCGGCACCCCCGGCCCGACTTTCCGCAGCAGGACCAGGGGCACCCCGGATGGACCGGCGCCATGGACCCGCCCCCGGACCACGGGGAGGACTCCTACCGAGGCAGCGGGCTGCTCAAGGACCGCAAGGCGGTCCTGACCGGCGGTGACTCCGGCATCGGCCGCGCGGTGGCTCTGGCGTACGCACGGGAGGGCGCGGACGTCCTGTTCACCCATCTGCCGGAGGAGGCCGAGGACGCCCGGGAGACGTCCCGGCTGGTCGAGGACGCCGGACGGAAGGCGATCGCCGTCCCCTGCGACATTCGCGACGAGGAGCAGTGCCGCGCCCTGGTCGAGCGGGCGGTCGCCGAGTTCGGCCGGATCGACGTGCTGATCAACAACGCCGCCTACCAGATGTCCCAGCCGGACGGCATCGGGGCCATCTCGACGGCGCAGTTCGACCGGGTCGTACGGACGAACCTCTACGGCATGTTCTGGCTGTGCCGGGCGGCCCTGCCGCACATCCCGGCGGGCGGCTCGATCATCAACACCACGTCCGTGCAGGCGTACAAGCCGAGCCCGCACCTCCTCGACTACGCCATGACCAAGGGCGCGATCGTCACGTTCACCCAGGGACTCGCGCAGATGGTCGCGGCGGACGGGGTCCGGGTGAACGCGGTGGCGCCGGGGCCCGTGTGGACGCCACTGATCCCGGCGACGCTCCCCGACACCCAGGAGTTCGGCAAGCAGGCCCCGCTGGGACGGCCCGCCCAGCCCGCCGAGATGGCGCCCGCCTACGTCTTCCTCGCCTCCGAGCGGGCGAGCTTCATCACGGCGGAGATCCTCAACGCCACCGGCGGCACTCCCCTGCCCTGA
- a CDS encoding ANTAR domain-containing protein — MSEPAHPVRSARAGGAGCATAAGPADGRRTPTLSLHSHQDGDRVVVTIRGDLELATDEQLRRGLRDSLARSAQGIDLDLGEVGFCDFSGLNALLGIRQEALDHAKTATIRTISRAAQRVFSLTDTLSLFLPPATPDHVDHLDHLSDGLRTEATAPPAEPRRPDPRVEVVQLRRALETRDTIDLARGILMAAFALSPEEAWNALVRTSQNTNTKLHRTARQLVDSCTGAPVPPCTRERLSAAVAQITAERAERALPPD; from the coding sequence ATGTCGGAGCCCGCGCACCCGGTGCGGTCCGCAAGGGCCGGTGGCGCCGGCTGCGCGACGGCGGCCGGACCCGCCGACGGGCGGCGGACTCCGACACTCAGCCTGCACAGCCACCAGGACGGCGACCGGGTGGTCGTCACCATCCGCGGTGATCTGGAACTCGCCACGGACGAGCAGCTGCGGCGCGGCCTGCGTGACTCGCTCGCCCGTTCCGCCCAAGGCATCGACCTGGACCTCGGCGAGGTCGGGTTCTGCGACTTCTCCGGGCTCAACGCCCTGCTCGGCATCCGCCAGGAGGCCCTGGACCACGCGAAGACCGCCACCATCCGCACCATCAGCCGGGCGGCCCAGCGGGTGTTCTCGCTCACCGACACCCTGTCCCTGTTCCTCCCTCCGGCCACCCCGGACCACGTGGACCACCTCGATCACCTGAGCGACGGCCTGCGTACGGAGGCCACGGCACCCCCGGCCGAGCCGAGACGGCCGGACCCCAGGGTGGAGGTCGTGCAGTTGCGGCGGGCGCTGGAGACCCGCGACACCATCGACCTGGCCCGCGGCATCCTCATGGCCGCCTTCGCCCTGAGCCCCGAGGAGGCCTGGAACGCCCTGGTCCGGACCTCCCAGAACACCAACACCAAGCTGCACCGGACCGCCCGGCAACTCGTGGACTCCTGCACGGGCGCTCCCGTGCCCCCGTGCACACGGGAACGGCTGTCCGCCGCCGTCGCACAGATCACCGCCGAACGCGCCGAGCGGGCCCTCCCCCCGGACTGA
- a CDS encoding helix-turn-helix transcriptional regulator has product MAGAPEAHAGWTFVTNHARVLAAIAEDQTMRVRDIAARCRLTERTVQKIIADLERSGFLSHTREGRGNTYQIQMGTELRHPAEAGLTVASLLALLARVDPHRAGPFGGGRPVEEEA; this is encoded by the coding sequence ATGGCAGGAGCACCGGAAGCGCACGCGGGATGGACGTTCGTCACGAACCACGCGCGGGTGCTGGCCGCCATCGCCGAGGACCAGACCATGCGCGTCCGTGACATCGCCGCGCGGTGCAGGCTCACGGAGCGCACCGTCCAGAAGATCATCGCCGATCTCGAACGGAGCGGCTTCCTCTCCCACACCCGCGAGGGGCGCGGCAACACCTACCAGATCCAGATGGGCACGGAGCTGCGCCACCCCGCGGAGGCCGGCCTCACGGTGGCCTCCCTGCTGGCGCTGCTCGCCCGGGTCGACCCGCACCGCGCCGGACCGTTCGGCGGCGGCCGCCCCGTGGAGGAAGAGGCCTGA
- a CDS encoding GAF domain-containing protein, with protein sequence MTERPGHHHGAGEARMNRGLQLAQAFVALSDTYAAEFDPLRLCHRLVLTCRDLLDTDAAAVMIADARGSLRAMAATDEDAAFAELAQTRTGPGPCMDCFRAEEPVSVADMAAEHAGPRGDDALHARDDVVTAGRFGRPVHQSERRRGPARGARPPRPGVPPAGAAG encoded by the coding sequence ATGACTGAGCGGCCGGGCCACCACCACGGCGCCGGGGAGGCGCGCATGAACCGCGGGCTGCAACTGGCGCAGGCCTTCGTCGCGCTGTCGGACACCTATGCCGCGGAGTTCGACCCGCTGCGGCTCTGCCACCGTCTGGTCCTCACCTGCCGGGACCTGCTGGACACGGACGCCGCGGCCGTGATGATCGCGGACGCCCGGGGCAGTCTGCGCGCGATGGCCGCGACCGACGAGGACGCCGCCTTCGCCGAACTCGCGCAGACGCGGACCGGGCCCGGCCCCTGCATGGACTGCTTCCGAGCCGAGGAGCCGGTGAGCGTGGCGGACATGGCCGCCGAGCACGCTGGTCCTCGCGGCGATGACGCTCTGCACGCGCGTGATGACGTCGTCACCGCGGGCCGGTTCGGTCGACCAGTGCATCAGAGCGAGCGTCGCCGAGGGCCTGCGCGAGGGGCACGTCCTCCTCGGCCAGGTGTCCCGCCCGCCGGCGCAGCAGGGTGA
- a CDS encoding GAF and ANTAR domain-containing protein: protein MADDELLGTGNAGQETDVERARIAHELIAAVRGLPPSDVPAALCRACVTLLPVASGLSVSVLGDGTEMGVVLCASDDVAARLAEVQYTLGEGTCMEAVRLRAPVFATDLTRMPDSRRWPLFAAQAARSGAEAAFSLPLTGAGRALGTLDLYRGTPGRLSRGEVRTALLVAEAVTLTVIALDHASPAPEGVLTWLAGAESDREEVHQATGMIMVWLGVSAEEALLRVRARAFAEGRTSVEIARAIIDRTMDLRDD, encoded by the coding sequence ATGGCCGACGACGAACTGCTGGGCACCGGAAACGCCGGCCAGGAGACGGACGTCGAACGCGCCCGCATCGCTCACGAACTCATCGCCGCGGTGCGCGGGCTGCCTCCGTCCGACGTGCCCGCCGCGCTCTGCCGCGCCTGTGTCACGCTGCTCCCGGTGGCCTCGGGACTGTCCGTGTCGGTCCTCGGGGACGGTACGGAGATGGGCGTGGTGCTGTGCGCGAGCGACGACGTCGCCGCCCGGCTGGCGGAGGTGCAGTACACCCTCGGCGAGGGCACCTGCATGGAGGCGGTCCGGTTGCGCGCACCCGTGTTCGCGACGGATCTGACCCGGATGCCGGACTCCCGCCGCTGGCCGCTGTTCGCCGCCCAGGCGGCCAGGTCGGGGGCGGAGGCGGCCTTCTCACTGCCACTGACGGGCGCCGGCAGGGCCCTCGGCACCCTCGACCTGTACCGGGGCACGCCGGGCCGGCTGAGCCGGGGCGAGGTCCGCACCGCCCTGCTGGTCGCCGAGGCCGTCACCCTGACCGTGATCGCGCTCGATCATGCTTCTCCTGCCCCCGAAGGAGTCCTGACGTGGCTGGCAGGAGCGGAGTCGGACCGGGAGGAGGTGCACCAGGCCACCGGGATGATCATGGTGTGGCTCGGGGTGAGCGCCGAGGAGGCGCTGCTGCGCGTGCGGGCGCGGGCCTTCGCCGAAGGCCGTACGTCCGTCGAGATCGCCCGAGCGATCATCGACCGCACCATGGACCTCCGCGATGACTGA
- a CDS encoding ANTAR domain-containing protein, translated as MTIERPQRERAAAVRRPIVGAMGVLRVSEEEAFDVLRRLSRENTIKLREVARASASGARSEARAGGRLLRHVV; from the coding sequence GTGACGATCGAGCGCCCGCAGAGGGAGCGGGCCGCCGCCGTCCGCCGTCCGATCGTCGGGGCCATGGGCGTCCTCCGGGTCAGCGAGGAGGAGGCGTTCGACGTCCTGCGCCGCCTCTCCCGGGAGAACACCATCAAGCTCCGTGAGGTGGCCCGGGCATCCGCGAGCGGGGCACGCTCCGAGGCCCGGGCAGGGGGACGGCTCCTCCGGCACGTTGTCTGA
- a CDS encoding SDR family oxidoreductase gives MIDYAASKAPLITLSKSIAPHLARRGVRANVVAPGPTWTPLNEADQHMPPDGLAHIGSEAPLGRAAQPEEIAPTYVYLASDADSSYTVGEVIAVTGGIVDTR, from the coding sequence ATGATCGACTACGCGGCGTCCAAGGCGCCGCTGATCACCCTGTCCAAGTCCATCGCCCCGCATCTGGCCCGCCGCGGCGTCCGCGCCAACGTGGTGGCGCCGGGCCCGACCTGGACTCCCCTCAACGAGGCCGACCAGCACATGCCGCCCGACGGTCTGGCCCACATCGGCAGCGAGGCACCCCTGGGCCGCGCGGCCCAGCCGGAGGAGATCGCGCCGACCTACGTCTATCTGGCCTCCGACGCCGACTCCAGCTACACGGTCGGTGAGGTCATCGCCGTGACCGGCGGCATCGTCGACACCCGATGA
- a CDS encoding SDR family NAD(P)-dependent oxidoreductase yields the protein MPRRDGTGERHILQPEPEHPAPQVVAEPAPPYDTDKQRRPGLETGMRTAPRYRAQRYRAAGKLQDKVALITGGDSGIGRAVALLYAREGADVAVVHLPDEQVDADQVRRDVEAQGRRCLLLPGDLKDPEFCREAVERTVDVLGGLNILVSNAAYLNSKLELEQLTADDFDRTFKTNIYAYFHLVMAAQPHFRAGTPSSPPRRRRPSRAVPR from the coding sequence GTGCCCCGCCGTGACGGCACCGGCGAGAGGCACATTCTGCAGCCGGAGCCCGAACATCCCGCACCGCAGGTCGTCGCCGAACCCGCCCCGCCCTACGACACGGACAAGCAGCGCCGGCCGGGCCTGGAGACCGGCATGCGCACCGCGCCGCGCTACAGGGCGCAGCGGTACCGCGCCGCCGGAAAGCTCCAGGACAAGGTCGCCCTGATCACCGGCGGCGACTCCGGCATCGGACGCGCGGTTGCGCTGCTCTACGCCAGGGAGGGCGCCGACGTCGCCGTGGTCCATCTGCCGGACGAGCAGGTGGACGCCGACCAGGTACGGCGCGACGTGGAGGCGCAGGGCCGACGCTGCCTGCTGCTGCCGGGCGACCTGAAGGACCCGGAGTTCTGCCGCGAGGCGGTCGAGCGGACCGTGGACGTGCTCGGCGGGCTGAACATCCTGGTCAGCAACGCCGCCTACCTCAACAGCAAGCTCGAACTGGAGCAGCTGACGGCCGACGACTTCGACCGGACGTTCAAGACCAACATCTACGCCTACTTCCACCTGGTCATGGCCGCGCAGCCCCACTTCCGGGCCGGGACGCCGTCATCGCCACCGCGACGGAGGAGGCCCTCAAGGGCAGTACCACGATGA
- a CDS encoding aromatic acid exporter family protein, translated as MKCTDGAVRETRRRVVAAVQTLRRAWAEPGRERDLVMQAAKAALAAWVAWAVAGWWLAAPMAFVAPWVAVVLVESTVFRSLAHGLQQLAAIAAGTVVATGVALVLDTTLVTMALVLPTVLLLGQWQRLGSQGVYAATGALFVLTGGQVTVAASAARIAEAVFGAVVGVAVNALIRPPVYLRDTRAALRDAAREAEKILDAVAQGLSAGEWDGPQAGEWHERALRLGRLVDQARSAIDWNRESMRVNPRGRRRHGVAPSGEAYTDALVVLDHVAVHTAGVTRIVWETADGGRAARPAKAIARPYADFLRRTAHAVRLYDRTRFAPGEHDDSAAALREVVGELHRTLDQFRRRLPGAVADDPDALVTYGTLLAQAHRLADQLVQD; from the coding sequence ATGAAGTGCACTGACGGGGCGGTACGGGAGACCCGGCGGCGCGTTGTGGCCGCCGTACAGACGCTGCGGCGGGCGTGGGCGGAGCCGGGCCGTGAACGGGATCTGGTCATGCAGGCCGCAAAGGCGGCGCTGGCCGCCTGGGTGGCGTGGGCGGTGGCGGGCTGGTGGCTCGCGGCCCCGATGGCGTTCGTGGCGCCCTGGGTGGCGGTCGTCCTGGTGGAGTCGACGGTCTTCCGGTCGCTCGCGCACGGGCTGCAGCAGCTCGCGGCGATCGCGGCGGGCACGGTGGTGGCCACGGGGGTGGCCCTGGTGCTGGACACCACGTTGGTCACCATGGCCCTGGTCCTGCCGACCGTGCTGCTGCTGGGGCAGTGGCAACGGCTGGGCAGCCAGGGCGTCTACGCCGCCACCGGCGCGCTCTTCGTGCTGACCGGCGGTCAGGTCACGGTCGCCGCCTCGGCGGCCCGGATCGCGGAGGCGGTCTTCGGCGCGGTGGTCGGCGTCGCGGTCAACGCGCTGATCCGGCCGCCCGTGTATCTGCGCGACACCCGCGCCGCGCTGCGGGACGCCGCCCGCGAGGCCGAGAAGATCCTGGACGCCGTGGCGCAGGGGCTGTCCGCCGGGGAGTGGGACGGGCCTCAGGCGGGGGAGTGGCACGAACGCGCGCTGCGCCTGGGCCGATTGGTCGATCAGGCGAGGTCGGCGATCGACTGGAACCGGGAGAGCATGCGCGTCAACCCCCGGGGCCGGCGCAGGCACGGCGTCGCTCCCTCCGGCGAGGCGTACACCGACGCGCTGGTCGTGCTCGACCACGTCGCCGTGCACACCGCGGGCGTGACCCGGATCGTGTGGGAGACCGCGGACGGCGGGCGGGCGGCCCGGCCCGCCAAGGCGATCGCCCGCCCCTACGCGGACTTCCTGCGCCGCACCGCCCATGCCGTCCGGCTCTACGACCGGACCCGCTTCGCCCCGGGCGAGCACGACGACTCCGCGGCGGCGCTGCGCGAGGTCGTCGGGGAACTCCATCGCACGCTCGACCAGTTCCGCCGACGCCTGCCCGGCGCCGTCGCCGACGACCCCGACGCACTCGTGACCTACGGAACGCTGCTGGCCCAGGCCCATCGCCTGGCCGACCAGCTCGTCCAGGACTGA